In a single window of the Anaerocolumna cellulosilytica genome:
- a CDS encoding P-II family nitrogen regulator, with protein sequence MLLVRAIIRPEKVGTVLSELLSAGYPAVTKMDVYGRGKQKGVKVGEIFYDEIPKEMLLIVVEDTEKDDVVKIIMKYARTGESGHFGDGRIFVSPVEEAYTISTKKKGL encoded by the coding sequence ATGTTATTAGTAAGAGCAATTATCAGACCCGAAAAAGTCGGAACAGTTTTATCAGAATTATTATCTGCCGGATATCCTGCTGTAACCAAAATGGATGTATATGGCCGTGGTAAGCAAAAGGGGGTAAAGGTCGGTGAAATCTTCTATGATGAAATCCCAAAAGAAATGTTATTAATTGTTGTGGAAGACACTGAAAAAGACGATGTTGTAAAGATTATCATGAAATATGCCAGAACCGGCGAAAGCGGACACTTTGGTGACGGAAGAATTTTTGTAAGTCCTGTAGAAGAAGCATATACCATCAGTACAAAGAAAAAAGGATTATAG